Proteins encoded in a region of the Neodiprion virginianus isolate iyNeoVirg1 chromosome 2, iyNeoVirg1.1, whole genome shotgun sequence genome:
- the LOC124297050 gene encoding uncharacterized protein LOC124297050 — translation MIIGSVYFKKNLDLHYLLELLQDTLDQIKAQQNYDILVLGGDMNAKVGLVDIWPEEIFEGLTINDRMSTTDSTICERGRKLIEFMADNNFVLINGRSLSDSPVQPTFDERGTSIIDLIWVDASCMHLITDLEILMESTLSDHRPVCLTLNIPWKTHYDIISVPPAKPVTKVKWSNESKIEYQLQLLKAEIPNTNNRQTQQIYDLIHSAMIKAADQAGILVTKVPSLPHSCLINPWFDINCKMAKRNLRKALRTYKASHLSPISKNNVASCKKAYRDICAPRKKSYYEDIKDAFANLSNPASFWAAVKKYTFKGSLSTTISISRWNTFYTNIYQPRYYVHARPSTFYNELLDSEISHDELEEVLCALKHAKAAGPDLLTNELFQNLTGSWRNLLRDLFNRILEEEIVPNNWANALMTMIFKKGDKTDPANYRGIALVNAVTKIFTLIMKRRFVKWMDTEKILLESQLGFRKGRGCTDAVFILHSALQLQLRHNDGRGIFGISVDFKRAFDSVPHPRLWQKLRDKNASSKFINVLISLYESASFQVKTNGELSDKFDVTRGVLQGESLSADLIFFLWDFEQFFRNRGLIGLNIDGLNDLITLLYADDTSILAHSHVDLSRKLKALQDYCAANGLEVNRSKTKIMIYKAAGRTRPIPELIRSYNGHPLDIVNKLDFLGVKISSSTLGLAALNSAVLKAKSATGIAISILSKAKCDSWDAYNKLYESLVASVLLYAFPAWGLRYRNSLEVTQCFFYKKLLHLSRNTADWAIRLEFNLTPVAWKAMKLLWMWIIKKLRSEESTLVKICLHRTYNLPKEMQHVSKTNWASQLREFLSECNHAELFNNLDPDLWEAKTDDVFSRYRAVLRNKDFDAYRQSTSAQLSLHRTLQDREPAYLLANYSISIKRIFAQLRLANKFICHLSLLNSSCKLDPANMCPLCNLQELDTIEHFMMRCPLFTPYRNHYLSQLILNDTDVTTLLNASSERSIFPVYNYTRKCILLRNWALQH, via the coding sequence ATGATTATCGGGTCTGTATACTTCAAAAAGAATCTGGATCTTCATTACTTACTAGAATTGTTGCAGGACACCCTGGACCAGATAAAAGCTCAGCAAAACTATGATATTCTCGTCCTTGGGGGTGACATGAATGCCAAAGTAGGATTGGTTGATATTTGGCCAGAAGAAATCTTCGAAGGTCTCACGATAAACGACCGCATGAGCACTACCGATAGTACCATTTgtgaaagaggaagaaaactTATTGAATTTATGGCTGATAACAACTTTGTACTCATCAACGGAAGATCATTAAGCGACTCACCAGTACAGCCGACATTTGATGAAAGAGGCACTTCAATCATCGATCTGATATGGGTGGATGCCTCCTGTATGCACCTCATAACGGATCTTGAAATTCTCATGGAGTCCACTCTGTCTGATCATAGGCCAGTCTGCCTTACTCTTAACATTCCCTGGAAAACTCATTATGACATCATCTCAGTCCCTCCTGCCAAACCAGTCACAAAAGTTAAATGGTCGAATGAATCCAAGATCGAATACCAGCTGCAGCTACTCAAGGCGGAAATCCCCAATACTAATAATCGACAAACACAGCAGATCTATGATCTAATACACAGCGCCATGATTAAGGCGGCTGACCAGGCGGGCATCTTAGTGACAAAAGTTCCTTCTCTGCCACATTCTTGCCTGATAAATCCGTGGTTTGAcataaattgcaaaatggcCAAAAGGAATCTCCGAAAAGCCCTACGCACGTATAAGGCCAGTCATCTCTCACCCATCAGCAAAAATAATGTGGCTAGCTGTAAAAAAGCCTACAGAGATATTTGCGCACCCAGGAAAAAATCTTACTATGAAGATATCAAAGACGCCTTCGCTAACTTGTCAAATCCAGCGAGTTTCTGGGCagcggtaaaaaaatataccttcAAAGGAAGCCTGTCCACGACTATTTCAATAAGCAGATGGAATACCTTCTACACCAATATCTACCAGCCCCGCTACTATGTCCACGCCAGACCTTCGACCTTTTACAACGAACTGCTAGACTCCGAAATCTCGCACGATGAACTGGAAGAGGTTCTTTGCGCTCTGAAACACGCCAAAGCAGCCGGACCAGACCTCCTGACAAACGAGCTATTTCAAAACCTCACAGGATCTTGGAGGAATCTACTAAGGGATCTCTTTAATCGAATACTCGAAGAAGAAATTGTCCCCAATAATTGGGCCAATGCACTGATGacaatgattttcaaaaaaggaGACAAAACCGATCCAGCTAATTACCGCGGTATTGCCCTTGTTAATGCGGtgacaaaaatattcactCTGATAATGAAAAGACGATTCGTGAAATGGATGGACacagaaaaaattcttctagAATCCCAACTGGGCTTTAGGAAAGGGAGAGGTTGTACGGATGCAGTTTTCATTCTCCACAGTGCACTCCAACTACAACTAAGGCATAATGACGGACGTGGGATCTTTGGAATTTCGGTAGACTTCAAAAGAGCCTTCGATTCTGTTCCACATCCACGACTCTGGCAAAAACTGCGAGATAAAAATGCAAGCAGCAAATTCATAAACGTACTTATTTCACTGTACGAATCGGCGTCTTTCCAAGTTAAAACAAACGGTGAACTCTCGGATAAGTTCGATGTAACCAGGGGTGTGCTACAGGGAGAATCATTGAGTGCCGATCTCATCTTCTTCCTGTGGGACTTTGAGCAGTTCTTCCGGAATCGGGGCTTAATCGGACTAAACATAGACGGATTAAACGATCTAATTACTCTACTTTATGCAGATGATACATCAATTCTCGCACACTCACATGTGGACCTCTCCAGGAAGCTAAAAGCGCTACAGGACTATTGCGCAGCTAACGGCCTCGAAGTAAATCGCAGTAAAACCAAAATTATGATCTACAAAGCAGCTGGCAGAACAAGACCAATTCCTGAACTGATCAGATCCTACAATGGACACCCCCTGGACATTGTTAATAAGTTGGATTTCTTAGGCGTCAAAATATCTTCATCCACCCTTGGACTCGCTGCTCTCAACTCAGCTGTGCTAAAAGCAAAAAGTGCTACAGGTATCGCTATCTCGATACTATCAAAAGCTAAATGCGACTCCTGGGATGCCTACAATAAATTGTACGAAAGCTTAGTAGCCTCGGTACTATTGTATGCCTTCCCTGCTTGGGGTCTCCGATACCGCAACTCGCTAGAAGTCACCCAATGCTTCTTTTACAAAAAGTTACTACATCTCTCACGTAACACTGCTGACTGGGCAATCAGATTGGAGTTCAACCTGACCCCTGTAGCCTGGAAGGCCATGAAGCTGCTATGGATGTGGATCATCAAGAAACTACGCTCTGAAGAATCTACCCTGGTCAAAATTTGCCTACATAGAACCTATAACCTGCCGAAGGAAATGCAACACGTCTCTAAAACTAACTGGGCATCCCAACTTAGAGAGTTCCTCTCAGAGTGCAATCATGCGGAGCTTTTCAACAACCTAGATCCCGACCTCTGGGAAGCTAAAACCGATGATGTCTTTAGCAGATACCGGGCTGTTCTAAGAAATAAAGATTTTGATGCATACAGGCAATCTACCTCTGCTCAGCTATCACTCCACAGAACATTGCAGGACCGGGAACCGGCCTACCTCCTGGCAAATTACTCGATCTCAATCAAGCGTATTTTTGCCCAGCTGAGACTTGCCAATAAATTCATCTGTCACCTGTCACTCCTGAACTCATCCTGTAAACTTGATCCAGCAAATATGTGTCCTTTATGCAATCTGCAAGAACTAGACACCATCGAACATTTCATGATGAGATGCCCGCTCTTCACCCCGTACAGAAACCACTATCTCAGCCAACTTATACTCAATGACACCGACGTAACCACGCTACTTAACGCTTCAAGTGAACGGTCTATCTTTCCCGTCTACAACTACACTAGGAAATGTATCCTGCTCCGCAACTGGGCCCTACAACACTAA